The following coding sequences lie in one Victivallis lenta genomic window:
- a CDS encoding FAD-dependent oxidoreductase → MSQTASKESFDILVAGAGTAGVCAAIQAARAGASVCLVEKNGIPGGTITAAGIAYPGIFHAWGKQVIAGIGWELVERTRQESRDPLPNLCDTNLNEHWRYQVQIDPVIFAALCDEEFEKAGVTVKYHTMIGAAETAADGVGLTLCGKDGLYPVFARRVIDCTGDANLSKLLGAELRTSDPCQPGTLCVYATGYDPEKLDIDALRTAFEEAAARGEVSCEDTGWSNGFNPHFLFSRGNNSNHISGINAADSAGRTRIEIAGRASLLRLYRFLKKQPGLEKLEFKLNAAECGVRETRTIVGLETVTAEEYAAGKKYKDAVSHAFYPIDLHDAKVGLDKRNLAPGIVPTVPRGALIPRNTRHLLAAGRILSSDRLANSALRVQATCMATGQAAGALAALSVRLGVPAEEIPMPELRRLLEANRAIVP, encoded by the coding sequence ATGAGCCAAACCGCATCAAAAGAGAGTTTCGATATCCTGGTCGCCGGGGCCGGAACCGCCGGCGTCTGCGCGGCGATCCAGGCCGCGCGGGCGGGAGCTTCGGTCTGTCTGGTCGAAAAAAACGGGATCCCGGGCGGAACCATCACGGCCGCGGGAATCGCCTACCCCGGCATCTTCCACGCCTGGGGGAAGCAGGTCATCGCCGGCATCGGCTGGGAGCTTGTGGAGCGCACCCGGCAGGAGAGCCGCGATCCGCTGCCGAATCTCTGCGACACGAATCTCAACGAGCATTGGCGGTACCAGGTTCAGATCGATCCGGTCATCTTCGCGGCCCTCTGCGACGAAGAGTTTGAAAAGGCCGGAGTGACGGTCAAATACCATACGATGATCGGCGCGGCGGAGACGGCCGCGGACGGTGTCGGGCTGACGCTCTGCGGCAAGGACGGTCTTTATCCGGTTTTCGCCCGGCGGGTGATCGACTGCACCGGGGACGCGAATCTTTCGAAGCTGCTCGGCGCCGAGCTCCGCACCTCCGACCCCTGTCAGCCCGGCACGCTCTGCGTGTATGCGACCGGCTACGACCCGGAGAAGCTCGATATCGATGCGCTCCGCACGGCGTTCGAGGAAGCTGCCGCGCGCGGCGAGGTCAGCTGCGAGGATACGGGCTGGAGCAACGGCTTCAACCCGCATTTCCTCTTTTCGCGCGGAAACAATTCGAACCACATCTCCGGGATCAACGCGGCCGATTCGGCCGGCCGGACCCGGATCGAAATTGCGGGCCGCGCATCGCTGCTGCGGCTTTACCGCTTCCTGAAAAAGCAGCCGGGGCTTGAGAAGCTCGAATTCAAGCTCAACGCCGCCGAGTGCGGCGTGCGCGAGACGCGCACCATCGTCGGGCTTGAGACCGTCACGGCGGAGGAGTATGCGGCGGGGAAGAAGTACAAAGACGCGGTTTCGCATGCATTCTACCCGATCGACCTCCACGATGCGAAGGTCGGTCTGGATAAGCGGAATCTGGCGCCCGGAATTGTTCCGACGGTGCCGCGCGGTGCGCTGATTCCGCGCAATACGCGCCATCTGCTTGCAGCCGGGCGGATTCTGTCCAGCGACCGGCTGGCGAATTCGGCGCTGCGGGTGCAGGCCACATGTATGGCGACCGGGCAGGCGGCGGGAGCGCTCGCGGCGCTCTCGGTCCGGCTCGGAGTTCCCGCCGAAGAAATTCCGATGCCGGAACTGCGCAGGCTGCTTGAAGCGAATCGGGCGATCGTTCCGTAG
- a CDS encoding PDZ domain-containing protein, whose amino-acid sequence MKKSRNVFLAILLSGAFAAAAAETEKAPDAAELRELSVKLLDKLSASLVDVEYFFRPDENGKRPEFTVQYYCPGCRSMHSGSADSLIEDQRPFKVPGYAVAPDEFISSDIGALPEWIESLDLVFGGKRYPAKVVAYYPAQKSVLLKTASPVPGVVPLAFNPKAEGKRFGFSRSEESGVEHAFTAPWAPATVVRNLGNGETYVKTAANVLVVNEKGEVAALSMNDRLDVGTAPAEAVPSAWKQVSAAEHGRKLAEFKAMLEKNLYPVRIRLKPQKPLTGFAAHYQRRSENRNEADGIAIRMKDGKVLIAASLSPAETARLSRIVLTVDGKEIPARFVGSLQFFGALVAEPEQPLPGGGIAFYRGDAGKLSGASVYDAQLKSFGDKLELRVFPQKLESFDVGFRGMIVPAGRLLRQGYVFTENGELVSLPLERRKLDRDYASTEAVAASMVLALAGNFDPANVPQEGEEKIAWLGIEFQQLGPELARANKAAEFTEDGKNGLLVTYVYPDSPAARLGIKTGDILLSVTPDGSAAPVKFEGYQFGSEMDQFPWDRYDQVPPQYYDQIPAPWGTTRNALNRLLGGIGIGGKAKLAVVSDGRIHEYPFTVTAAPESFETAEKFNDSKLGMSVCDLTYEVRNYFQLKPEDTGVLVAKVKAGGRAAVAGIKPYEIVTTVDGEPVKNLESFRKLVEGRSELRIGVRRLAVTRIVTIAAPVGPVASAAPAEEE is encoded by the coding sequence ATGAAAAAAAGCCGAAATGTGTTCCTGGCGATCCTGCTTTCCGGCGCATTCGCCGCCGCCGCCGCCGAAACGGAAAAAGCTCCCGACGCGGCGGAGCTGCGGGAGCTGAGCGTAAAACTGCTCGACAAGCTCTCTGCGTCCCTGGTCGACGTGGAATATTTCTTCCGGCCGGACGAGAACGGCAAACGACCTGAATTCACGGTCCAATACTATTGTCCGGGCTGCCGGAGCATGCACTCCGGTTCGGCCGACAGCCTGATCGAAGACCAGCGGCCGTTCAAGGTGCCGGGTTACGCCGTCGCGCCGGACGAGTTCATCTCGTCGGATATCGGCGCGCTCCCCGAATGGATCGAGTCGCTCGACCTCGTATTCGGCGGCAAGCGTTATCCGGCGAAGGTCGTCGCCTACTATCCGGCTCAGAAGAGCGTACTGCTGAAAACGGCATCGCCGGTTCCGGGCGTCGTTCCGCTGGCGTTCAACCCGAAAGCGGAAGGGAAACGGTTCGGCTTCTCCCGCAGCGAAGAGTCCGGAGTCGAGCATGCGTTTACCGCTCCGTGGGCTCCGGCGACGGTCGTCCGCAACCTCGGGAACGGAGAAACTTACGTCAAAACGGCTGCCAACGTGCTCGTCGTCAACGAGAAGGGCGAAGTCGCCGCGCTGTCGATGAATGACAGGCTCGATGTCGGAACCGCTCCGGCCGAGGCGGTTCCGTCGGCCTGGAAGCAGGTCTCCGCCGCCGAACACGGCAGAAAGCTGGCGGAATTCAAAGCCATGCTGGAGAAGAACCTCTACCCGGTCCGCATCCGGCTCAAGCCGCAGAAGCCGCTGACCGGATTCGCCGCACATTATCAGAGAAGGAGCGAGAACCGCAATGAGGCGGACGGCATCGCAATCCGCATGAAAGACGGCAAGGTGCTGATCGCCGCTTCGCTTTCCCCGGCGGAAACGGCCCGGCTGTCGCGCATCGTGCTGACGGTGGACGGCAAGGAGATTCCGGCCCGGTTCGTCGGTTCGCTGCAGTTTTTCGGCGCCCTCGTCGCGGAACCCGAACAGCCGCTGCCGGGCGGCGGCATCGCGTTTTACCGGGGAGACGCCGGGAAGCTCAGCGGAGCGTCGGTCTACGACGCGCAGTTGAAAAGTTTCGGCGACAAACTCGAACTGCGTGTGTTTCCCCAGAAGCTCGAGAGCTTCGACGTCGGCTTCCGCGGCATGATCGTTCCGGCCGGCCGGCTGCTGCGGCAGGGATACGTATTCACCGAGAACGGCGAGCTTGTGTCGCTGCCGCTCGAAAGGCGCAAGCTCGACCGCGATTACGCCTCGACCGAGGCGGTCGCCGCATCGATGGTGCTGGCGCTTGCCGGAAACTTCGACCCCGCCAACGTGCCGCAGGAGGGAGAGGAAAAGATCGCCTGGCTCGGCATTGAATTCCAGCAGCTCGGCCCCGAGCTCGCCCGGGCGAACAAAGCCGCCGAATTCACCGAAGACGGCAAGAATGGACTGCTCGTCACTTACGTCTATCCGGATTCTCCTGCCGCGCGGCTCGGCATCAAGACCGGTGATATCCTGCTGTCGGTCACGCCGGACGGCAGCGCCGCCCCGGTCAAATTCGAAGGCTATCAGTTCGGCTCGGAAATGGATCAATTCCCGTGGGACCGCTACGATCAGGTTCCGCCCCAGTACTATGACCAGATTCCGGCTCCGTGGGGCACTACCCGGAACGCCCTCAACAGGCTGCTCGGCGGCATCGGCATCGGCGGCAAAGCAAAGCTGGCGGTCGTATCGGACGGCAGGATCCATGAGTATCCGTTCACGGTGACCGCCGCGCCGGAAAGTTTCGAAACCGCTGAGAAATTCAATGACTCCAAGCTCGGCATGAGCGTCTGCGACCTGACCTACGAGGTCCGCAACTACTTCCAGCTCAAGCCGGAGGATACCGGCGTCCTGGTTGCGAAGGTCAAGGCGGGCGGCCGTGCCGCCGTGGCCGGCATCAAGCCGTATGAGATCGTCACCACTGTTGACGGCGAACCCGTGAAGAACCTCGAAAGTTTCAGGAAACTGGTCGAAGGCAGAAGTGAATTGCGGATCGGCGTGCGCCGTCTCGCCGTAACCCGCATCGTCACCATCGCCGCTCCGGTCGGTCCGGTTGCCTCTGCCGCTCCGGCGGAAGAAGAGTGA
- a CDS encoding trypsin-like peptidase domain-containing protein — protein MIQRIFLPGLAAGALLFAGCAAQNAAPAPGFQQIVSEAGGKVFPAVVYIQVVTGNLKSGRAQNDVVSGSGVLITPDGELLSNWHVVDKAQSIRCLLNDGRAFTAKVVGLDKDLDLSLLKLDLPEGTPPLPYAAIDYEDRLTEGDFVMAMGAPWGLNRSVSIGIVSCASRYLPEGTYSLWYQTDASISPGNSGGPLVNTDGKVVGINTLGMLMGGTVGFSIPAPTIRDALPRLREYGKVNWAWLGFQLQPLRDFNRDIYFDFPDGVIVSGTEPGSPARKAGFLPNDRIVAIDGKPVTVGTNEEMPGFRRMLGLLPFGKPVAFTVVREGETVVIDAAPVAKGEVEGEEVSCPRWGFTAKAINRFDTPNLHYYRNSGVYIYGVSDFGNAAQAELRPNDILVSIDGEPVNTPAELETLYRKAMERLDTNPKATFAVLRNGRMIQRVMDFSNDYEKE, from the coding sequence ATGATTCAACGTATCTTTTTGCCCGGTCTCGCGGCCGGCGCGCTGCTGTTCGCCGGCTGCGCCGCTCAGAACGCAGCTCCGGCGCCGGGGTTCCAGCAGATTGTGTCGGAGGCGGGCGGCAAGGTGTTCCCGGCCGTCGTCTACATTCAGGTCGTGACCGGCAATCTCAAAAGCGGCCGGGCCCAGAACGATGTGGTTTCCGGTTCCGGCGTCCTCATCACGCCGGACGGGGAGCTGCTTTCGAACTGGCATGTGGTCGACAAGGCGCAGAGCATCCGCTGCCTGCTGAATGACGGCCGGGCATTCACGGCTAAAGTGGTCGGGCTCGACAAGGACCTCGACCTGTCGCTGCTGAAACTCGATCTGCCGGAAGGCACGCCGCCGCTGCCGTATGCCGCGATCGATTACGAAGACCGTCTGACCGAAGGGGACTTCGTTATGGCGATGGGAGCGCCGTGGGGGCTCAACCGTTCGGTTTCGATCGGCATCGTTTCGTGCGCCTCGCGCTATCTGCCGGAGGGAACCTACAGCCTCTGGTATCAGACCGACGCTTCGATTTCGCCCGGCAATTCCGGCGGTCCGCTGGTCAACACCGACGGAAAGGTGGTCGGCATCAACACGCTCGGCATGCTGATGGGCGGCACGGTCGGTTTCTCGATTCCGGCGCCGACCATCCGCGACGCTCTGCCCCGGCTGCGCGAATACGGCAAGGTCAACTGGGCCTGGCTCGGTTTTCAGCTTCAGCCGCTGCGCGATTTCAACCGGGACATTTACTTCGATTTTCCGGACGGCGTCATCGTTTCCGGCACCGAACCCGGCAGCCCGGCCCGGAAGGCCGGTTTTCTGCCGAACGACCGCATCGTGGCGATCGACGGCAAGCCGGTCACGGTCGGCACCAACGAGGAGATGCCGGGATTCCGCCGCATGCTCGGTCTCCTGCCGTTCGGCAAGCCGGTCGCCTTCACCGTCGTCCGCGAGGGGGAAACGGTTGTGATCGACGCCGCCCCGGTCGCCAAAGGCGAGGTTGAAGGCGAAGAGGTCTCCTGCCCGCGCTGGGGATTCACCGCCAAGGCGATCAACCGTTTCGACACGCCGAATCTCCATTACTACCGTAATTCCGGCGTCTATATCTACGGCGTTTCGGATTTCGGCAATGCGGCGCAGGCCGAGCTGCGGCCGAACGACATTCTCGTTTCGATCGACGGGGAACCGGTCAATACCCCCGCCGAACTCGAAACGCTCTACAGGAAAGCGATGGAGCGGCTCGATACGAATCCGAAGGCGACGTTCGCCGTGCTTCGCAACGGACGCATGATCCAGCGCGTCATGGACTTTTCCAACGATTACGAGAAGGAGTGA
- a CDS encoding glycosyltransferase family 4 protein: MSSGKKMKICHVITRMIVGGAQENTLYTILGHLRRGHEVVLVTGPSPGREGKLLQNVDFPPFETVELPSLVRELDPANDLKAYFALKKFFRERKFDIVHTHSSKAGVIGRIAARRAGVPVVVHTVHGQAFHPYETGWKNALYKESERIAARYCDKIYAVAQAMIDQCVEARIAPREKYMVVYSGMETSAFANAVREPELRNELGLPEKARVIATLARLFPMKGYEYVVPAAAELIREYPDTHLLLIGDGPMRDELDAQIAALGLTDHFHFAGLVPPAQVHRYLAQADLLWHLSLREGLPRSVVQALATGIPAIGYRLDGTPEVIRDGETGYCVAPQQVGEVIEATRKIWNDPALARRMGETGRKRVIEQFDWPRMADILKREYRELLAHKTRS; the protein is encoded by the coding sequence ATGAGTTCCGGTAAAAAAATGAAGATCTGCCACGTCATCACCCGCATGATCGTCGGCGGCGCGCAGGAGAACACGCTGTACACGATTCTCGGCCATCTGCGCAGGGGGCACGAGGTCGTCCTGGTCACCGGCCCGTCACCGGGGCGGGAGGGGAAACTGCTGCAGAACGTCGATTTTCCGCCGTTCGAAACGGTCGAGCTGCCGAGCCTGGTCCGCGAGCTCGACCCGGCCAACGACCTGAAGGCGTATTTCGCTCTGAAAAAGTTCTTCCGGGAGCGGAAATTCGACATCGTCCACACCCACAGCTCGAAGGCCGGCGTCATCGGCCGGATCGCGGCCCGGCGCGCCGGCGTGCCGGTCGTGGTTCACACCGTCCACGGTCAGGCGTTCCATCCTTACGAAACCGGCTGGAAAAATGCGCTCTACAAGGAGTCGGAACGGATCGCCGCCCGTTACTGCGACAAAATCTACGCCGTCGCCCAAGCCATGATCGATCAGTGCGTCGAGGCCCGCATCGCCCCGCGCGAAAAATACATGGTCGTTTACAGCGGCATGGAGACGTCCGCGTTTGCGAACGCGGTGCGGGAACCGGAGCTGCGGAACGAGCTTGGACTTCCGGAAAAGGCGCGGGTCATCGCAACCCTCGCCCGGCTCTTTCCGATGAAAGGTTACGAATACGTCGTCCCGGCGGCGGCCGAGCTGATCCGGGAGTATCCGGATACGCACCTGCTCCTGATCGGCGACGGGCCGATGCGCGACGAACTCGATGCGCAGATCGCCGCGCTCGGACTGACGGACCACTTCCACTTTGCCGGACTCGTGCCTCCGGCCCAAGTACATCGCTATCTCGCGCAGGCCGACCTGCTCTGGCATTTGTCGCTGCGCGAAGGGCTGCCGCGCTCGGTGGTGCAGGCGCTGGCGACCGGCATCCCGGCGATCGGCTACCGCCTCGACGGCACCCCGGAGGTGATCCGCGACGGGGAAACCGGCTACTGCGTCGCGCCGCAGCAGGTCGGCGAAGTCATCGAAGCGACCCGGAAGATCTGGAACGATCCCGCTCTCGCCCGCCGGATGGGGGAGACCGGGCGGAAACGCGTCATCGAACAATTCGACTGGCCGCGCATGGCCGATATTCTGAAAAGGGAATACCGTGAGCTTCTGGCGCACAAAACTCGAAGCTGA
- a CDS encoding ATP-dependent sacrificial sulfur transferase LarE → MSFWRTKLEAELRPYGKLAVAFSGGCDSTLLAEAARRVLGGGNVLLLLADSVLLPRREAEQARTLAAAAGLRLETVPLDPLADEAVRANGPLRCYYCKKRIFTALGERARSLGFAVLADGANFDDRGDYRPGAKAADELGVAHPLRELPKQAIRDLAREWKLPVWNLPAAACLASRIPAGTPLDREALATVEAGENAVAARGYTGFRVRRIGPETARLEFRADDLERAEAERGSLETLLAPLGFETVEIALYRTGSMNRASGA, encoded by the coding sequence GTGAGCTTCTGGCGCACAAAACTCGAAGCTGAGCTCCGGCCGTACGGAAAGCTTGCCGTCGCCTTCTCGGGCGGCTGCGACAGCACGTTGCTGGCCGAGGCGGCGCGGCGTGTGCTCGGCGGCGGCAATGTGCTTCTGCTGCTGGCCGACTCGGTTCTGCTGCCGCGCCGCGAGGCAGAACAGGCGCGGACGCTGGCGGCGGCGGCAGGACTCCGGCTCGAAACCGTTCCGCTGGACCCGCTGGCGGACGAGGCCGTGCGGGCTAACGGTCCGCTGCGCTGCTATTACTGCAAGAAGCGGATTTTCACCGCGCTCGGCGAACGGGCGCGCAGCCTCGGTTTTGCGGTACTTGCAGACGGAGCGAATTTCGACGACCGGGGGGATTACCGGCCCGGCGCGAAGGCGGCCGATGAGCTCGGCGTGGCACATCCGCTCCGGGAACTGCCGAAGCAGGCGATCCGTGATCTGGCGCGGGAGTGGAAGCTGCCGGTCTGGAACCTCCCGGCGGCGGCCTGTCTCGCAAGCAGGATTCCGGCCGGAACGCCGCTGGACCGGGAAGCGCTTGCGACGGTCGAAGCCGGGGAGAACGCGGTCGCGGCACGGGGATACACCGGCTTCCGGGTACGCAGGATCGGGCCGGAAACGGCCCGGCTCGAGTTCCGGGCGGACGATCTGGAACGGGCGGAGGCCGAACGCGGGAGCCTCGAAACGCTGCTTGCCCCGCTCGGCTTTGAAACCGTTGAGATCGCGCTGTACCGTACCGGCTCGATGAACCGCGCATCCGGGGCATAA
- a CDS encoding DUF1559 domain-containing protein: MKKTFTLIELLVVIAIIAILASMLLPALNQARGRAHTATCSGNLKQLGSGAAQYAADYDDFLVADFTDDTTDLYAWQTNLAPYVGLSGTREEMKFRIRDYTSVFTCPTHFGEHRSNMAHRTYAKSAYAGEITKNNRSSNYRKKLSTISRPSGMMHFMDGLWVESLSGFNKVLAYTQMPDNVHNNNVNICWIDGHVALHNRNAIPGSVGENAQKGGVYGRTFWFGKAPSGE, translated from the coding sequence ATGAAAAAAACATTTACCCTGATCGAGCTCCTGGTCGTCATCGCCATCATCGCGATTCTGGCTTCGATGCTGCTGCCGGCGCTGAACCAGGCGCGCGGCCGGGCACATACGGCAACCTGTTCGGGCAATTTGAAGCAGCTCGGCAGCGGTGCCGCGCAGTATGCGGCCGATTACGATGATTTTCTGGTGGCCGACTTCACCGACGACACGACTGACCTCTATGCGTGGCAGACCAACCTCGCTCCGTATGTCGGGCTGTCGGGTACGCGGGAGGAGATGAAGTTCCGGATCCGTGATTATACCAGTGTGTTCACCTGCCCGACGCATTTCGGCGAGCACCGTTCGAATATGGCCCACCGGACCTACGCCAAGTCGGCTTACGCGGGGGAGATCACGAAGAATAACCGCAGCAGCAATTACCGGAAGAAGCTTTCGACGATCAGCCGCCCGAGCGGCATGATGCATTTCATGGACGGGCTCTGGGTGGAGTCGCTCTCCGGCTTCAACAAAGTGCTTGCCTATACGCAGATGCCGGACAATGTGCATAACAACAACGTGAACATCTGCTGGATTGACGGCCATGTGGCGCTGCACAACCGCAATGCGATTCCGGGTTCCGTCGGAGAGAACGCGCAGAAGGGCGGCGTTTACGGCCGCACCTTCTGGTTCGGTAAAGCGCCCTCCGGCGAATAA
- a CDS encoding LacI family DNA-binding transcriptional regulator, with protein sequence MKKVTVRMVGAAAGVSHATVSRVLNNDPRVHPSTRLAVIRAAQQLGYRLESGGGRKTIALILPNAVAGGYMGHMLMQIRAEISSRGYHTELVSPSDIDILNDRVISGGISLAIDNDQEAWEELKTLPLVKVNQTGNHLNRIYCVRSDGIQAMDLAVEYLAARGHRRIAYLSDVAEERDRRLCSRRYDGFIAAMRRLGWSDPHRFMHFFAWHELPDFVALKKQGITAFVCAGEMTGVFVARGIHLQKLRIPEDFSLLGMEYVRISQALLPAQTTLVQNYSELAFHALELLEQLIRGETPAGDITVPYSLIERESVGSL encoded by the coding sequence ATGAAAAAAGTGACAGTCAGAATGGTCGGAGCGGCGGCGGGAGTGTCGCATGCAACCGTTTCGCGGGTATTGAACAACGACCCGCGCGTCCACCCGTCCACCCGGCTTGCGGTGATCCGGGCGGCCCAGCAGCTCGGCTACCGGCTCGAAAGCGGCGGCGGCCGCAAGACGATCGCCCTGATCCTGCCGAACGCGGTCGCGGGCGGCTACATGGGACATATGCTCATGCAGATCCGGGCCGAGATCAGCAGCCGCGGCTACCATACCGAACTGGTCTCCCCCTCCGACATCGACATTCTGAACGACCGGGTCATCTCCGGCGGAATTTCGCTGGCCATCGACAACGATCAGGAGGCGTGGGAGGAACTGAAAACCCTGCCGCTCGTGAAGGTAAACCAGACCGGCAACCACCTGAACCGGATCTACTGCGTGCGCTCGGACGGAATTCAGGCGATGGATCTCGCCGTCGAATATCTGGCCGCCCGCGGACACCGGCGCATCGCCTATCTGTCCGACGTGGCCGAAGAGCGCGACCGGAGGCTCTGCTCGCGCCGGTACGACGGCTTCATCGCCGCCATGCGGCGGCTCGGCTGGTCCGACCCGCACCGGTTCATGCATTTCTTCGCCTGGCATGAGCTGCCGGATTTCGTCGCGCTCAAAAAACAGGGGATCACCGCGTTCGTCTGCGCCGGAGAGATGACCGGCGTTTTCGTCGCCCGCGGCATTCACCTGCAGAAACTGCGCATCCCGGAGGATTTTTCACTGCTCGGCATGGAGTACGTCCGAATCTCGCAGGCGCTGCTGCCGGCCCAGACCACCCTGGTCCAGAACTACAGCGAACTCGCGTTTCACGCCCTTGAGCTGCTCGAACAGCTGATCCGGGGGGAGACTCCGGCCGGAGACATCACCGTTCCGTACAGCCTCATCGAACGCGAGAGCGTCGGGTCCCTGTAA
- a CDS encoding ComEC/Rec2 family competence protein: MMHVPFRRIRCRLTAPGALFPGILAGALPATLDGRFLPWGAVVAVAAAAAALLLLERRCAAVALAGIGLGTASIGLHALWEQRPGAYETLLPPRSCGGTAELRIADPRVSSVPGITPPSLIRAQVRRIRLTGETGFRNASGVIYLKLPAESPPAVRCGDLLTAEGVFVLPEPGGVFRREHGGTATRITPMRDFSTYLAGRGASRTFRAREAAVTGRSPGMLGRICLVRDRLLERAVSGIGSARIRNLAAALFFGTSGGVDPANRLRLIESGTIHLYSVSGMHVAMLAAVLLWLLRPLPFRSRYLTLAALVLLYVLSTGANAPAMRAFYMIGLWCVLRASLLYIPPFHALLLAGGILILVSPGLMLDMGFQYSFLITAILILASGRFDRAAELLGEEFRCMPNSRFKRRREKRLRRGWALLFAAGACFAAFLGGAGISLHTQGLLLPGSVLANLALMPVVGLLFPILFFKLGGGLFWSGFDWFGARLLEFCFGFMETVTRIAATGLERLPAVRPSLPEIVLFYAALFLLIAGRRRAVLFPAAALLVLLPSAWLFRAEFRKPSLLVVAGGGSTPMVVFHHPGTAYTAAVNADGYGTVPAAADFLLKRGATHIDRLAFSAARTGNLSALPLLVTRLPVSELSVPELDRYSRVFTAKLAETLPGCRLTTPADGGSYGPLAVTPNENGFELAYSDPSAAFEWRLSLVTTDSGCAITLRQPGREATGTLIPNSSVPEVWEHEFR; the protein is encoded by the coding sequence ATGATGCACGTACCGTTCCGCCGAATCCGCTGCCGCCTGACGGCGCCGGGCGCGCTTTTTCCGGGCATTCTCGCCGGAGCGCTCCCGGCGACGCTGGACGGCCGGTTCCTGCCGTGGGGCGCGGTCGTCGCCGTTGCGGCGGCAGCGGCGGCCCTTCTCCTGCTCGAACGCCGCTGCGCCGCGGTCGCGCTCGCCGGAATCGGGCTGGGAACAGCGAGCATCGGGCTGCATGCGCTGTGGGAGCAGCGGCCCGGAGCGTATGAAACCCTGCTGCCGCCGCGCAGCTGCGGAGGGACGGCCGAGCTCCGGATCGCCGACCCGCGCGTCTCGTCGGTGCCGGGCATCACGCCGCCGTCGCTGATCCGCGCGCAGGTCCGGCGCATCCGCCTCACCGGAGAAACCGGCTTCCGGAACGCATCGGGAGTGATTTATCTGAAACTCCCGGCCGAATCACCGCCGGCGGTCCGCTGCGGAGATCTGCTGACCGCCGAGGGAGTCTTCGTGCTGCCGGAACCCGGCGGCGTATTCCGGCGGGAGCATGGCGGGACCGCGACCCGGATCACGCCGATGCGCGATTTCTCGACTTATCTGGCCGGGCGCGGCGCAAGCCGGACCTTCCGGGCCCGCGAAGCGGCGGTCACCGGCCGGAGTCCGGGCATGCTCGGCCGGATCTGCCTCGTCCGCGACCGGCTGCTCGAACGGGCCGTCAGCGGGATCGGCTCCGCGCGCATCCGCAATTTGGCCGCGGCGCTCTTTTTCGGAACCTCGGGCGGAGTCGACCCGGCCAACCGGCTGCGGCTCATCGAATCCGGCACGATCCACCTCTATTCGGTCTCCGGCATGCATGTCGCGATGCTCGCGGCGGTTCTGCTCTGGCTGCTGCGCCCGCTGCCGTTCCGGAGCCGCTACCTGACGCTCGCGGCGCTTGTGCTGCTCTACGTTCTTTCGACCGGCGCGAACGCCCCGGCGATGCGCGCCTTTTACATGATCGGACTCTGGTGCGTGCTCCGCGCTTCACTGCTCTACATCCCGCCGTTTCACGCGCTGCTGCTGGCGGGGGGAATCCTGATTCTCGTTTCACCGGGACTCATGCTCGACATGGGGTTCCAGTATTCGTTCCTGATCACCGCGATCCTGATTCTGGCGAGCGGCCGGTTCGACCGGGCGGCGGAGCTGCTCGGCGAAGAGTTCCGCTGCATGCCGAATTCGCGCTTCAAACGGCGGCGTGAAAAACGGCTCCGGCGCGGCTGGGCGCTGCTGTTCGCGGCAGGCGCATGCTTTGCGGCATTTCTCGGCGGCGCAGGCATCTCGCTTCACACGCAGGGGCTGCTGCTGCCGGGGTCGGTGCTCGCGAACCTCGCGCTCATGCCGGTGGTGGGACTGTTGTTCCCGATCCTCTTTTTCAAGCTCGGCGGCGGACTCTTCTGGAGCGGGTTCGACTGGTTCGGCGCCCGGCTGCTCGAGTTCTGCTTCGGTTTCATGGAGACGGTTACGCGAATCGCCGCGACCGGGCTCGAGCGGCTGCCCGCGGTCCGGCCGTCCCTGCCGGAGATCGTCCTTTTTTACGCAGCGCTCTTTCTGTTGATCGCGGGACGGCGGCGGGCGGTGCTGTTTCCGGCGGCGGCCCTGCTTGTCCTGCTGCCGTCCGCCTGGCTGTTCCGGGCTGAATTCCGGAAGCCGTCGCTCCTCGTCGTCGCCGGCGGCGGCTCGACGCCGATGGTCGTCTTTCATCATCCCGGCACGGCGTATACGGCCGCCGTCAATGCCGACGGCTACGGCACCGTGCCGGCAGCGGCTGATTTTCTCCTGAAACGCGGCGCGACGCACATCGACCGCCTCGCCTTTTCGGCGGCGCGGACCGGGAACCTGTCGGCGCTGCCGCTGCTCGTCACCCGGCTGCCGGTTTCGGAGCTTTCGGTGCCGGAGCTCGACCGTTATTCCCGCGTGTTCACCGCAAAACTCGCGGAGACGCTGCCCGGCTGCCGCCTGACCACCCCGGCCGACGGCGGCAGCTACGGACCGCTTGCGGTCACCCCGAACGAGAACGGATTCGAATTGGCTTATTCGGATCCTTCCGCCGCCTTTGAATGGCGCCTTTCGCTTGTTACGACCGATTCCGGCTGTGCCATCACGCTGCGGCAGCCGGGACGGGAGGCGACGGGCACACTTATACCGAACAGCAGCGTCCCGGAGGTTTGGGAACATGAGTTCCGGTAA